The region CATGGAGGCCGAGCTGGTGGGCTTCTCCCTGTGCTGCAAATCCGGCGAGGCGGTGTACGTGCCCGTGGGGCACCAGCTCCCGGACGGCGAAAAGCAGATGGAGCGCGGCGAGGCGCTGAAGCTCTTGGAGCCCCTGTGCGCCGATGCCAAGGTGGCCAAGGTGGGCCAGAACCTCAAGTACGACCACATCGTGCTCACCCGGGCGGGCGCGCCCCTGGCCAACATATCCTTTGACACCATGGTGGCCTCCTATCTGCTCAACCCGGGCAAGAACTCCCACGGCCTGACCGCCATTGCGGCCGAGTTCCTGGGGCGGGGAATGATCTCCTACGAAGAGGCCACCGGCGGCAAGAACCAGAGTTTTGCCTTCGCCGATCTGGACAAGGCCACGCCCTACGCGGCCGAGGACGCGGACGTGGCCTGGCAGGCGGCGCGGGTCCTGGAGCCCCGCCTGGAGGAAGCGGGGCTGGAGCCGCTGTTCACCGACCTGGAGATGCCCCTGGTGCCGCTGTTGGCTCGGCTGGAGATGAACGGGGTCAAGCTGGACACCGAGGCCCTGAACGAGCTGAGCAAGGAGCTGGAGGGGCAGCTCAAGGACCTGGAGGCATCCTGCTACAAGCTGGCCGGGCACGAGTTCAACCTGAACTCACCCCAGCAGCTGGCCACGGTGCTCTTTGAGGAGCTGGGCCTGCCCCAGGTGAAAAAGACCAAGAAAAAGACCGGCTACTCCACGGACGTGACCGTCCTGACCATCCTGGCCGCGCAGCACCCCCTGCCCGCCGAAGTGCTCAACTACCGCACCTTGAACAAGATCAAGGGCACCTATGTGGACACCCTGCCCGTGTTGGTGAACCCGGAGACCGGGCGGGTGCACACCAGCTTCAACCAGACCGTGACCGCCACCGGCCGCCTGAGCAGCTCGGACCCCAACCTGCAAAACATCCCGGTGCGCTCCGAGCTGGGGCTCCGCATCCGCGAGTGCTTCGTGCCAGAGCCGGGCAAGCTCATGCTCAGCGCGGACTACTCCCAGATCGAGCTCAAGGTGCTGGCCCATCTGAGCCAGGATCCCCTGCTCCTAGAGGACATGGCCCACGGCCTGGACGTGCACACCCAGACGGCCTCGCGCCTGTTCGAGGTGGAGCCAAAGGACGTGACCAAGGAGATGCGCGCCCGGGCCAAGACGGTGAACTTCGGGGTGCTCTACGGCATGAGCGCCTTCCGCCTGGCCCGCGAGCAGGGCATCAGCAACTCCGAGGCCCAGGAGATCATCCACAAGTACCTGGGCCGCTACGCGGGCATCGCCGCCTTCCAGCAGGCCAACCTGGCCGGAGCGCGGGACAAGGGCTACGTGACCACCCTCCTGGGGAGGCGGCGCTATTTGCCCACCATCAACTCCTCCGACCGCATCGCCCGCGAGGCGGCCGAGCGCGTGGCCCTGAACACGCCCATCCAGGGCACCGCCGCGGACCTGATCAAGCTGGCCATGCTCAAGGTGCAGGCCATGCTGGACAAGGAATACCCCGACGCCCTGATGATCTTGCAGGTGCACGACGAGCTGGTCTTCGAGGTGCCCGAAAGCCAAGTGAAGAAGTTCGCCGAGCGGGTGCGCACGGAGATGGAAGAGGTCTACAAGCTGGCCGTGGAGCTCAAGGTGGACATCGGCTGGGGGGCCAACTGGGCCGAGGCGCACTAGCGCGCCTTAAAAGGGGGGGACATGGCTGCATTTCAGCGTTACATCGGGGTGGACTACTCCGGGGCCAGGACACCTGACTCGCGGCAAAGCGGGCTGAGGGTTTATCTGGCCGAGGGGGATGACGACCCAGAGGAAGTTCGTACCCCCACGAACCCGGCCTGGAACTGGACCCGCCGCGAACTGGCGAACTGGCTTTTGGGGCAGTTAAGGGAAGAGGGGCCAACTCTGGTTGGCATTGACCACGCCTTTTCCTTTCCCGGCCAGTATTTCGTCAAATATGGCTTGAAGAGCGACTGGGGCTCATTCCTTCAAGACTTCCATCAGTACTGGCCGAGCGACCAAGAGGGCGCTGTAGTATCCAAGCTGAAGGACACGGCGGGGCTCGGCAAAGAGCGCGCGGGCGAGGCCACCTGGCGGCGGGAAACCGAAAAACGGAATAAAGCCAAATCCGTCTTCCACTTCAATGTTACCGGCACGGTGGCCAACTCAACCCACGCCGGGCTCCCCTGGTTGCTGCACCTCCGGCGGGAGTTGGGCAACCGGGTATTTTTCTGGCCCTTTGATGGCTGGCTTCCTACTCCCGGCGTGTCCACGGTGGCGGAAGTCTACCCTGCCCTTTGGAAAGAGTTCTCGCCTCCCGGCAAATTCTTGGATCATCAACGGGACGCTTACGCAGTGGCCAAGTGGATGCAACAAAAGGACCTGGACGGCGACCTTCCAAACTTTTTCCGGACCAACCTTACTCCCGGGCAGCGCCAAATGGCCGAGGTAGAGGGCTGGATATTGGGAGAGTTGTAGGCCCCGGCGCGCCGCCCGAATCGGCCGTAAAACCGGCTGCCTTGACGCACTGCCGGGGCACCGCTATAAATGGGGCAACCCTAGGAGCCATGCGGGCTTTCGGCGGGCAAGCGGGCGGCAATGAACCAATCTCTCATCACCTATAATCTGGCCCTCGGTTTGGCCGGGACGGCGTTGCCTGTCCTGTGGCTGGGCTCGGGCCTGGCTGGGCGCTGGGACGAGCTGTGGGCTCGTTTGGGTCTCTACCGCGACCAGCCCGAGGCCGGACCAGGCCCCCGGGTGTGGCTCCAGGCGGTGAGCGTGGGCGAGGTGGGCGTGGCCGAGGCCATTGCCGCCGAGCTTTGGGCCTCGCGTCCGGAGATAAGCCTGAGCGTTAGCTCCTCCACGGCCAAGGGCCTGGAGCGGGCGGCCGAGGTATTCGCGGGCCGGGCAAGGGTGCTGCCCTTCCCCCTGGAGGCCCCCTGGGCCGTGGCCGCCGCATGGGGCAAGGTGCGGCCCCATGTCTACGCCTCCCTGGAAACCGAGCTGTGGCCCAACTTCCTGGCCTGGCTGGAGCATCGCGGCACCGAGCTGCTCTTGCTCAACGGCCGCATCAGCCCGCGCAGCTTCCCGCGCTACATGAAGGTGCGCCCCCTGGTGGCCGGTTGCCTGGGCCGCTTTGCGCGCCTGGGCATGATCGGGCCCGAGGACGCACAGCGGGCCGTGGCCCTGGGCGCGCCCGCCGAGCGGGTGGCCGTGGACGGCAACGCCAAGTACGCGGGCATGATCCAGCGGGCCGAGGCCTGCGACACCAGCGAGGCAACTGCCCGCCTGGCCCTGGGCGAGGCCCCGCTTTTGGTGGCGGGCAGCGCGCGCACGGGCGAGGAGGAGCCGGTGCTGGAGGCGTTCGCCTCGGTGCTGGCCCAGCGCCCCGAGGCGATCTTGGCCGTGGCCCCGCGCCACGTGGAGCGCGCCCCCCGCTGGCTGGCCCAAGCGCGGGGAATGGGCCTGAGCGCCGCGCTGTGGAGCGAGCTATCGCCCGCCAGCCCCCGCAACTCTGACACCAAGCTGGTGGTGGTGGACGCCATGGGCCAGCTCATGGCCCTGTACGGCCTGGGAAGGG is a window of Desulfarculaceae bacterium DNA encoding:
- the polA gene encoding DNA polymerase I encodes the protein MATKPTLYLLDASSYIHRAFHAIRNLTTSGGVPTGAVYGFVQMVLKVLADAKPEYLGVIYDAKGPTFRHEMYKPYKANRPPLDPALKSQLPLVRQVVTALNLPAMEMEGYEADDLMATLARQAEDKGFKVVLVSGDKDLYQLVDDDVTLWDTMKDLRYGPQEVLDKLGVGPERVVDFQALTGDNTDNIPGVPGVGPKTAVKLLGEHPDLEAVLAAAPEMKKSKMRENLIAHADDARMSWKLAKLAVDAPVKFVPEAFAFEEPDPEVLTPVLAQLEFGSLLKQFAPEPKKGEGDYRLVTDPAELKEIISQAEKKGRVSIDTETTSIDPMEAELVGFSLCCKSGEAVYVPVGHQLPDGEKQMERGEALKLLEPLCADAKVAKVGQNLKYDHIVLTRAGAPLANISFDTMVASYLLNPGKNSHGLTAIAAEFLGRGMISYEEATGGKNQSFAFADLDKATPYAAEDADVAWQAARVLEPRLEEAGLEPLFTDLEMPLVPLLARLEMNGVKLDTEALNELSKELEGQLKDLEASCYKLAGHEFNLNSPQQLATVLFEELGLPQVKKTKKKTGYSTDVTVLTILAAQHPLPAEVLNYRTLNKIKGTYVDTLPVLVNPETGRVHTSFNQTVTATGRLSSSDPNLQNIPVRSELGLRIRECFVPEPGKLMLSADYSQIELKVLAHLSQDPLLLEDMAHGLDVHTQTASRLFEVEPKDVTKEMRARAKTVNFGVLYGMSAFRLAREQGISNSEAQEIIHKYLGRYAGIAAFQQANLAGARDKGYVTTLLGRRRYLPTINSSDRIAREAAERVALNTPIQGTAADLIKLAMLKVQAMLDKEYPDALMILQVHDELVFEVPESQVKKFAERVRTEMEEVYKLAVELKVDIGWGANWAEAH